The Camelus dromedarius isolate mCamDro1 chromosome 19, mCamDro1.pat, whole genome shotgun sequence genome segment GTGCCCcacccactccaccccaccccctccagtcGGTCCTCTTCTGCcgaccccactccaccccacacCCTCGTGGGTCTGCAGCTTTAGGGGGAGTCCGAGGAACAAGATCGGGATCCCTAATCTCCAAAACACCTGTTGCCCCTGCTCGGGGGCTTCGAAAGGTCCCTGCCAGGCGCACCTCTTGGCAGCCGCTAGGATGCGCTCACTCCCCAAAAATGTAGCGGCCCCGCCCCCTTAACCCTCAGCTGCTCGCTGCCTTAGGGACCCGACTTGTGGCGAGGGGCCCACAGAGGTTATGGGTCAGGAGACAGCTGGGGAGAGTCAAGGCTTGGGGGATGGAAGTCCTAAACGTCCGaatgagaaagggagagagggacaagGAGGGAGGAATTAGAGACTAAGGAGTTAAACATCCTCTCTCCACCCCGACCGGTCACTCCGTTCCTAGCGCGACCCATTGTAAACCAGACTGAGTCCCGGAGGACTGGGAGAGGTCTAAAACGAAATCCGAGGGGCGGGGAAACCGGGGGCGTGGTTCTGGGGAGCCGGCGCCACTCTGGGCACCAGGACCCGGTCCCCCAGTCTTCGGATCTATCTTCCCCAAAGTCCACTCCCACTCAGCTCCACACCCAAATATCGACCCTTCGCACTGTCCGGCACAAGCAAGGGCCCCTCACCCCCAAACTCTGGCCCTCACATGATCCAAgggccacctcccaccccagactCACCTCTAGCGGCCACCCCCACTCCTGCCGCTCTGTGATCTTGGCTGCGGCCCCACCCCCCTGAGGACAGAGTTGGTGAAGAAGAGTCCTAGTCTTCAAGCCTTGAGGGTTGGAGCTTTGGCTTTGAGGGGTCCCGGGGTAAGCGAGCTCAAGTACTACAGTGGGGCGGGGTCGCGACGATCTGGCGGCTCCGGGGCATTGTCTAAGCGGGACGGGGCGGGGCTCCTCGAGGTCACGCCCATTCCGCTCTGCTACGCCGCGCCCACTCTATCCGGACTGCGCTCCTTCTCTGAATTCAGCCCCGCCCCAAGAGCGCTGCCTAGGCCCACCCAGATCTGGCCGGCTCTTGCGGCTGGGCTGCAAATGCGACATGGAGCGCAAGACAGCTCAACGGTGAACCAGCACTAAAAATGGCAGCCCCATCACAAGCACCCCTCTTCTAAATTCCGGGCTTCTGCTCGGAGCTCAGGGTCACTTACCCACCCTTCATTCCGTGTTACTCACACTTCAAGCCCCTTTGTGTAAAAACACTGgattttccttctgtattttattattgaaaCACATTGTCCTATCCGCCCGACCCCACAATAAAAATCTCACCCATATCCCCCATCCTTTCTCCTCATCACCCCCCAGCAAGCCCCGCACCAGGATTCTCTGTACACCGGCCGTTTTGGAGTGTGTCCATTGGGTAGCCATGTGGAAACAAACGATCCAGGGCCTTGATGGAGAAAATGGATGGGGGTGAGGGAACCCCAGGAGGGACTTATTTGAGGGCCTTGGCCACTTGCTCATAGGCCAGCTCGATCTCCTCATCATCTGGACAGGTGGAGGCAAACTCTTCCCGAGCATAGGCATTGCGTAAGTAGCGATGCACTCCCCGAAACACATCAGGAATGGAGAATCCCCGGTACTTCTTACATACCACCTAGGGATGAGGAGAGAAGGACCAATAGCTTAGCCTCAGGGAAGCCACAATAGTTATCATGCTCTTGGTCTTTCCCTTATGCCAAGGCCTACAGGATAAAATCCAGCCTCCTTGTCCAGGCATTCAAGTAATTCCActctctggtttctcttcctaAGATTCTTATCTCCCATATTAATCATCTTTGATGGGTTTTCTTAACTCCTCACTGTCTTGTAAGCTCTTTAGCCTTCCTCTCCACTTAAATGAAATCCTGGCCATTTATAACCAACCAGCCCTTTTCAGACCACCTCAGTCTATGGTGCTAGTTTTCCCCTCTTGAttttgagatataactcacaAACCACACACTTCTCCTCTTGAATTTCCATAGCAACTTATGTCTACTTTTCATTTGGCTTTTAACCATGTATTATTACTTAACTTTCATGTGAATGTTTTATCATCTCAGCTAGATTTCAaattccttgagggcaaggaccaATCACTCCAGATCTTCATGTCTTTTAGTGCCCAGTACACCGATGTTTAATACACAGTTCTGCAGCAGACTGACACTTCAGTATCCCTTGTTTCACAAACTAAAGCATAGCATGAGCTATGATAAAAACATGGGAACCAGCAGTGTTCATCTTCGACAAGAGGAAGTGAAGACTGAAGCTACAGACTTAAAGCTTTGATTTTTAGGAAAAGCCTGCTCTGTCTGATTTGGGGATTTGGCAATGACTGAGACAGCAAGAGCATTTTTGAAAGTAATACTGGAATGTGTTACTCTCGGCTAGTCTGTTTGCACTCACTTCTTGTATCATGGACTAGAATTCTCTCAAGTCTTACCAGCAAAGAATGCCAGGAAGGAATGGGGTGGTGTCTGCTATTAGAAATCATCCTAGTAAAGAAACCACCTTTGGAGCAGTTGTCATGGGAAGCCCATGTGGGAGCCCCTTAAAAAGCCATCCCAGCGaccaccctctcctcccaccatgACCACCCACCTGTACTATGTGGAGCTTTGGCAACAGGTTGCAGTCAGCCAGAGTGAGCTCATTGCCATCCAGAAACTTCCTCTGAGAGATGCCCTCATCCTCAGCACTGGTCTCATCCACTTCTTCTGGGAGGGGGGATGTCAAGTAATTGTCTAAAATTTTCAAGGCTTTCAGGAGCCCCTTCTCCAGATCTGTGCAAGAGAGAGAAGTTGGGAAGAACATCAGAAGGTCCAAGAAGACCCATGGGGGTACTGAATACTAATGGCGAGGCCAGTCCAAAATAATAATTGCTAGCAGTAATGTAGTTCATTTTTTATGTGTTATTCTAATAATTTTACACACAAAAGCTCATTTAGTTCTCACATCAACCCAAGAAACAGGTATTGTTATTCTCATTCTATAGATCTGGAAGTGGATttacagagaagttaaatgaattGTCCCAAGTTACCCAGCTAGTAAGATTTGTACTCAGGTAGTCTGGATCTAGagtcattgttttttgtttgtttgtttgtttgtttttaatggaggtactggagattgaactcaggacctcctgcatgctaagcatgtgctctaccactgggctatttCCCTCCTACCTAAAGCCATTGTTCTTAAGCAAAATCCTCTTCTGCCAGAACACAGGCCAGCAGTCAACCCAACTAATGTCCCCGGTGGGGCAGAAGAGGCTAGGGAACAAATGAGAGGAGCTTAAAAGTCACAGTCAATGAGAATTCAGGGAAATATGGGGGTTAAACAAAGATAAGGtgcagggtggtggtggtgcaaGTTTGCCAACATCTGCTCCATTTCCCTGATATCTGAATTTCCAGGGGCCCCTAATCCATGGTTCTTCTTCATTCTTCCTAGGACTCAGGCCTCCAATCCACAAGACTCACTGTCATTGAGGGCTGGGTTTGAATTCTTTATGTAGGCAGAAAACTTGGCAAATATGTCCAGCCCAGCAGTGTTGGATTCGGGGTTCAGAGCTGCCAGCTTGGGGTACCTGAAAACCAATGGGAGAAACAGGATAAGAGCTCTTCTGAGAAGGAGCCTCAGCAACCCTGCCCTTGCCCAACCACCATCTGcgttttccatttcttcaatcattctctttctctgagtCTCCCAGATTCCCCACTCCCTGTTCCGAGTTCCCCTATACCTAGGAGGGCACAGCACCGCCTCCAGAAATTCCTCAATCTTGTTGGTGTCTGTGTGCACTTCGGTGCCGTATAGCAGGAATGGAAGCTGCCCTCCTGGGCACAGCTTCTGTACCGTCTCAGTCCGCCTGGAGGAGAGACCCAGCATCAGGACAGGAAAAGGGGTTTAGGGAGAaccagaaaggggagggggaggaatgtGGGAAAAGAAAAGGGGCTCCAGATGGAGGGGAAAAGTATTCAGCATGGAAGGACACAGGTGGGTGACGGTATGTATGCGCATGTGTGTATGCACAAGGGATGTTTAGTGGAACAGAAGTGGGCCTACCTCTTGGTGTCAACAGTGGTGACATTGAAGGTAACTCCCTTGAGCCAGAGCACCATGAACAGTCTCTGGGAGAAGGGGCAGTTCCCGATCTTGGCACCATCACTGCCAGCCTGGAAAGAAAGCCCCACTCCAAGGTTAGGCCTGGTGCATCCCACTCATCTCCAGGTCTTTCTCTGCATCTCCTATTCCCAGACCTGTTTCCTGCCTCGTCATGACACATACTCAGTCTCACTGCTAAAAGCTCCCCCAGAACTGGGCTCTCCACCTGGGGGGCTAGATCAAACCCAAGGTGGATCAGTGAGAATTTTCTACAAAGGTAGGCTTCTGCTTCCCCAGAGAGTTGAGGACAGGTGGGAggtaggcagagggaacaggctTCGGAGAACTTGGAGGATCTGGACCCTAGAGAGGGAAGACTAATGCTAGTGTAGTTTCCTCTGtgctattctaagcactttacatacaaaaattcatttaattctcacaatttaACCCATGAAATGGTGCCTAGAGAGGGGCTTTGGGGAGTCTAGGGTTGTAGGCTAGAGGCCTGGATTCCTGGATTCCTGATAGGAATACAGCCTGAAGACatgaggggtggggcagggctcagAAGCAGGAGGTCTGGTTCTCTATACCTCTACCCAAGCAGTTTCTGGCAGCTGCTTGGGGAGGCAAGGGACTTAGGGCCTTGCCCTAGAGATGTGGAGGGCCTTGCATAAGGGGGCTGCCCTCTAATTGGCAAGTGGTGACCTCATCTCCCAAGGGACACCTCCCCCTAGGCTGAGGGTGATTCATCTCACTGTGTCTCTGGTCTCAGCAGCTTCCTTCCTGGCGAGGAGTGGGGGCAGGGACCTGTGAGGCTGAGGCCCAAGCAGCAAAGGccacctccctcttccctgggCACTGCCGGGGTCTCCAAGTATAATTCCCCTAGTTCCAGATAATCCTCCCCATGCTGGACCCAGGGCTGGAGGAATCTCTGCAGCACAGCCTCACCCAGGAGTAAAAATAGCCCTTGAGGCCAAGtgtgagagggaggtggggaccaCACCTAAGGGGGCGGACCCTGCATGGCTGCACAGAGAGGGAATGGCTGCCCAAGAAGCCCCAGCATAAAGGAGAGGGAGAAACCGGCAGGAACACACAaaggctagatgaacaaaagcagggaagtggagagaaaggaggcaggaaaatgAAGAATGGGGAAAATGTACAAACCgggagacacagacagagagggagggagaggcataGGGAAGAGGtccagagaaggcagagaatgcAGTGctagtggggaggggagaggggcaaaaAGGCAGAGGCTGCCGCCTGCGGCTTCGATATGCAGATTCCATGGGACCACCACCTCTTCTAATCCACACCCGCCGAGAGGAGAGAGTTGGGGTgactttttcttctgcttctatAACTTCAAACCCTAAGCATCCTAACCCtgctctcttcctcctgctctgtctccccATCTACCCTCATGGTAGGCACAGCTCAGCTCTCATTTCCTCGCCACCACCCTCCTCACTTCCCCAAGTCCCCAGGACACTTGTTCACCACCCAGTCACCTCTCCCACCCAGGTTCTAGAACTTCGCTCCCACTCTCCTGTCTCCTTTCATCCCGCCAATTCTTCCCAGTTCACCTAGTCCCACTCCCAGGCCTCCCTACCACACCCTCTTCCCTGAAACCTCCCCcgttcccccccccccacgccTCCAAGTCTCTCCCACTACACCCCTCATCCTCTGATCTTCTCGCTGGGCCCATATCCTGAAGTTTCCCTCTGTGCCACCCAAACCCTGTAGGTTTCTGGCCGCCCCCCGTCTCTCCTGGTCCCCCTATCAGCTTTGTcctccaccccccactccccGTCAATCTTCTCCACTCTGGAAACCCTCCCTTTTCTGTACCTTCCTGTCCTTTAGGCTGCTGGAAACTTGCACTTTTACAAACTTTGCAGAGTTGAACCTAGATTTCTCATTATCGACACACACGTCAATTGTCTTCCCCGCCCTAACCCCCCCCCACAGTACCACACGCCCCTCAAAGATTGCACGTGGGgttgggactggggctgggggtcaAAGAGGGAAGGGATTGGGAGTAAAGGTTGGAGCTGGGGAAAGGTGAGAGCTACCTTCTAGGAATTTGGAGGGGGGACTAGGGGCGGGAGGGTGTTCTTACCTTCACGAACAATTCGACCTGCGGTTGTTCTTCAGCCATGGTTGCGACGGGGACCAGGAAGCGACCGTCGCTGGGGGAACTgggaggggccggggccggggccggggccggggccagggaAGGCGGGTCTCACTGAAGAGAATCTGTCCCCTAGACCTAGGTCTGGCCCTTCAGCGCCGCACTAGCCCGATCAGACCCGCTCACTCCAGACGCGGCCTCCCGACCGGTCCAGCGTCCTCCACACCCtagctctgccccctcctgggtCGGATCGGGGAGCCGCTGACTCACAGACCGCCCCGCCCTGAACTTGGGGAGGGGACCGGCGGGGGGCGGGACGATTCAGGGAGTGGGTCGGAAGGGAGATCCTCAGGTTTTCCAGATGATCGAGGAGGAGGGTATCGAGGAGAGGGAATCCTGGGAAATTTGTTTCTCCGCCAGTCTCCCTGAACACAGAActttttctgcctcagtttccctgcttcACTCATCAGAGGAcactctccctccaccctcacaCAAGAAACCGGACACCCACTGCTTGAGCACGTCCCTGACGGCCCAGAGAGGGAATTATAGAAGGGAAAGGTGGTGGTTTATTCCTTTTTCCACCTTGCCTTCGGACTCCAGTCCAAAGTCTGGGTTCCTAGGACTGTGGTCCAGGAAAGGGACTTGGAAGTGGAAGCTGGGGTTGGGAAAAGCGTGGTGAAATGTAGGGCAGGGGCGGGGAAAGGAGATAATCAGGCTCGTGTTGGGGAAACAGGAAGCTGCCTAACCACTGGGGGAGGTCCGCTACCACTCAGTAGCCTGATCAGTCATCTGGGGCCCCTTCCTGTGCCCCTTGTCCTTTTTTCTCACTGACACGTTACCTTGGAGACAGGGTAGGAGCCTAGGGTTGTTGTGGCCCCAGGATAGCTCTGCCCTGATCCTAAGGTCTTGGTGGTAGCTAGTCCtaacagtggggaaaaaagtgaagattAGACAGGATAGTGTGAGTGGAGTCCTTGGGGATACAATTAGAGAAGTAGGGAGGACAGAAGAATAGCTCTCTTCCTTCCCAATAACCTTAATTTTGGAGGTTCTAGCAAACTCTTTATGGTCTGTTGAAAAATAGCCCAAAAATATGTCCTCTGAACTGGACATAGGCCAGCCTCTACATCTGACTCTCTCTCCTATCTAACCATCTTtttcctccccaccaccttctGTCTAGCAACACACCTACAGTTTCAGAGAAACATAGTGGAGTGTAAGGACATAGGGGCAAAACAGGGCTAAAAAcgtaaagaaaaggagagagttgggggaggagagagtggAGAGAAGAGAGGTGCTCGAACCAGCAGTTAGTGGTTTCCTCTTATGCTTCCTcttctgtgggttttttcctcCCTGCGGGAAGGCGTTTCTCCACCCCCAAGAAGGAATATATGTGGTGTTTGCTCCCTTGAATTATCACAGCTTATAAGGATGTAGAATGAGTCAATGAGTATGCATTTGTTGGGGGGGGGAATCTCCTTTATGTGTGATCCTCAAAATCTGCACACAAGAGCCCTTTCATCTGAGGAAGGGAGGTCAAAGCAGAGCTACTTCCTAGGGTCCTCTTCTGCTCCAGGTGGTCAATTTGCTCCACAAAAATCTCCCCTCTGGGAGAAGCCTCAGGCAAATGGGGCCAGCCCTGAGCTCAAACAGGTTTGGCAGATTCTCCCCTGCCTCTTTTCCCTCCTACAGCTTTTTACAGCTAGAGCTGCCTTGATCATCAATATTGACTTTGGCTAGCTGGTATGGTTACCCACAAAGAATTTTGCCTTAACTTCCCACGTGACAGAGAATGCTGCCCTCTCCTGGTGCCATCCATCAGTGCCTTATGGATTTGAAGCCAGGGGCTGTACCCCCAAATCCTGCATCAGAGAAGTTTCCCTCCCATATCAGTCTCCTTGCCTTTGCTTTTCTCCTATCTCAGTATCTCCGCTTTCCTTCCCCAGGCTTCTTTCTCCACTACCTCCCCTTCCTCAGCTTGGTAAAGCAGTCCCTAATCTCTTTCCACCCCAGACTGGAAGGTGTGTCCCTCCCCGACACTCCTTAGAGCTGTCACCTGGCCTCCAGTTCTCCGTAACTTCATTGCTCAACAATTTGCCAGGGGTAACCATTAACTCAGACCTTAACTCACTCTCCCAGCTTTCTCACTAAATGGGATTTTCCAATCATTGGTTAGCAGAGCCAGGTTACACTCACTATCTTTCCTAAACTCTTGGGTGGGATCTCCACATCTCAGAGTACCCAGAACAGTTAATTAGAGGGGAGATATATTTTAAGGgaagttttttaaagtatataattgtttatttctgtctccttcaccttgcttcttctccccttacacacacacactcaaaaattAAGCTGGTGGAGCAGGGATTTAATTATGCTCTCTGCTTTTGAGTACACCACCTGGCCCAGAAGGGAATGAATGATAAACCCTCTGTCCTTAGGGGTATGTGTTTGTATAGGGGTGTAGGTGTTCTTATCAGGGTTACTTCTTTCTGCAAGAATTTAGTGTAATTCGAATGCTTTCACCTTCTCTTGGGGGACAGAGAATGCAGTGCTagtgggctgggggagaggggcagaaagGCAGACGCTGCCATCTGCGGCGTTGATATGCAAATACTTTGGGACAACCACCTCTCTTCAGCCACACCCACCAAGAGGAGAGAGTCTTAGAATTGTTGGCACAAGTTGAATTAATGTTGCTTATCTCTACTCTccagaaaaccaaaccaaaccaaaccaaaaacgcGCCTCTGTTCCTTTAAGGTCGGCCTTCTCTCCAGATTCCCCAATGCCCCTAGACAAGCTACGGGGACCCGAACTCAGACTCAGTTAAGAACCTTCTCACAGGCTCCACCCCGTGTCAATCAAAGCCTAGAAACCCAGATCGCGCGAGGCCCGGGTGCTAAGCAACGGCAGAGGGCGGGAAGTTTTTACGTTCTAGCACCGCCCCATATGCAAATAGGCCAATCACCGTCCAGCCTTCTCTGCagttccctcctccccctctctctgtTGGATCTCTGGGGAGTTTCCGGATCCCTTCGACGAATAGCGGCTAAGAAGGCGGGGCGTATGCGCGCTCACCCCGCCCTCGCGCCGGCGCACCCCTCCCTGCAGGCTCGCGGCTGTTAGCGGCGGTCAGTGACGCGCGGTCTTGCACACGTCGCGACCCAGGTGACTGAGAAGGCGGGAAAACACCGCGAGTTGTCCGCAACTGGGTGGGGAAGTCAAGAAAGTGAGGCTGTGAACTTGGGGAATTATTTGGCAGTGGTGGAGAGAGGAAGCGTGCACAATTCGCCCCACTGGGCCCTCAGACCGTCTACAAAGTAGAACCTCCGCCTGACAGAAATGAGGGTGGGGCAAGTGGGGTTTTCTACAGTCTGTACTTTAGTGAAATACTCGAGAAGTCGCTCCTCCCAATGCCCTATACCTGTCACCACAGCGCTCCAAGGGCCCTCgcagccctgcccctcagccctctCCCATTAGTTCTCAGCGGTTTTGCATTTCTGCGCGCCCCCCTACCCCGCCCCCTCGCAGGTGACATCTCGCTCCAGAACCGCGTTAATTTTCTGCATCCGCAGAGCCTTCAAGGCCATGGCCTCCGTAGGAGCGACCCCAGGGAGGACGCCGCAGGGACCAGGCCCCGGCGAGGCCTCGACCAACTTCCCCTGCCCAGCGCCAGTACCAGGTCCCGGGGAGgccgaggaggaggaagaggaggagccgGCGGAGGTCTGGCGGCAGTGTTGTGGGGGGAACAGGAGCTCGAATCTGGAGAGCGGGGAGTTGACTCGAAATTCTGATGGTTAGAATATAAAGGGGCTGGAAAGAgctgagcaagtcacttccctcCTACGAGTGTTGGTTTCACATTTACTGATTGGGAGTGATGATGTCCGTCTCAGAGTTGaaagaatgattaaaattaaataaggcaTGGCCCAAACCTGGTCTTAAGAGGGGTTCACATGTTGGGTTCCTTTCTTCCTCGACCAACAGATCCATCTGTGTGTGCTGTGGAATTCAGGATACCTGGGGATTGCCTACTATGACACTAGTGACTCCACCATCCACTTTATGCCAGATGCCCCAGACCATGAGAGCCTCAagctgctccaaagaggtgagGGCAGAACCAACAATTCCTCACTCTGGGATTGGAAGTGTATTTCACGCATATCACTTTACTTGACTcagtctattttgttttgttttgttgactcCTAGAGgcttcttttgttgtttttggtaaTTAATCTCATTGTTTACAAATGTATCAGGTGCTGGAGATACAGTCCAGGGCAAATGAGTCATGTCTATCCTTCAGGAGTTTGTAGTCTAGTGATAATCTCCTGGGCACCCCTGTTCCCTCCCATCACCCTATCTTACTACTCTTTTCTAATCTCATGTCTGACTCCTACCTATGCTCCCAATCTGGGGGGCACTCCCTACTCttagaaggaggaaagaggaaataagTTTTTGAGAGACGAAGGGAGATAGCAAGGGGAGGGCTACATATTCCCTCTCAGTCAAAAGATaaagatccttaaaaaaaaaaacagaaagataaagatCCTTGAACTCATTTGGTCTCTGTTCTCTTTCCAAGTTCTGGATGAAATTGATCCCCAGTCTGTTGTTACGAGTGCCAAACAGGATGAGAATATGACTCGGTTTCTGGGGAAGCTTGGTAAGGACTGActaagggagagagggaaaatggGAAAGGACTAAAGTGTGGATGTCCCAGGAGACTAAAGGGTCTTGGAGGGAGCTACGGCCAGGAGGCCAGAACTGGGTGAGAGGGAAGGTGGAATAGAGGCAGAAGGACTGAGATGTACGGACTGATGGCCCTTTCTTTGCTTCCCTCACAGCCTCCCAAGAGCACAGAGAGCCTAAGAGACCTGAAATCATATTTTTGCCCAGTGTGGATTTtggtatttccttctttttgctttgctCAGCCCCTCATCCcagttttttttatcttttttcctaacTCTGCCTTTATCATCAGAGGTGTCCCCTCAGCCCTATCTCATCCTAAACCACTGTGTTCTTCAACCAGTCTCCCCATGAGCTCTCCTGATCCCTACTTTTAATAACGTGCAGCTTAGGCACGTCTAGGGATGAGGGCCTTCCCTGAGAAAAGGGAGTGGTAACACTTTTTGAACAGCTCTGATTGTTGGCATTTTCCCCTTTAAGCCGAAGCCATTTgccccttaagaaaaaaaaaaaagcactgccTCAGAGAACTTGTTAATCCAGAAGGCACTTTCATAACCTTCCCAGGTTTGCAAAAAGGACAGGGAATGGTCTATCCTATACTAGATGTTAGGGCATTCATGTTATTTGTTCCTCTACTAATGTAATCTTTTTGACCAAAAATCTCCAGTTCAGATATCTTACTCTTCTGAGCCATTTATCTTTCTCAATTATGTTCTCAGCCTTTATATTATatgtagaataaaaagaaagttagACTAAGTGCCTGAACATTTGGTTCTTGTCTCGGCTTTCCATTAACGGCCTGTGTGAGCTTGGCAGGCCACATCATCCCTcttgcttctattttctcattcttaaaatAGGGTGAAAAATTCGGTTAAAAGACCTTTCCCTCCCTCAAAATAGGTCTGGAGATAAGCAAACAGCGCCTCCTTTCTGGAAACTACTCCTTCATCCCGGACTCCATGACTGCCACTGAGAaaattctcttcctctcctccatcaTCCCCTTTGACTGCCTCCTCACGGTGAGATGGTTCCCACGAAATAAGGGCTGGGATGCAGCAGATTAGAGAAAGGCACAAGCGCCCCAGTACTAGGATTGAGTCTTGGGAGGCACTAGCTCAGCCCtagaaaataagttttctttGATGTTGTCTAGCCTCCAAGACACTGAGATTTACCCCAGCTTCACTACTGATCCCTTCCTAGGTTCGAGCACTTGGAGGGCTGCTCAAGTTCCTGGCTCGAAGAAGAATCGGGGTTGAACTAGAAGACTGTAACGTCAGTGTGCCCATCCTGGGCTTTAAGAAATTTGTGTTGTAGGTGATTTACGCTAACCTCAACCAAAGTAAAATGGGATTGGGAGGCCTGGAAA includes the following:
- the CLIC1 gene encoding chloride intracellular channel protein 1, with the protein product MAEEQPQVELFVKAGSDGAKIGNCPFSQRLFMVLWLKGVTFNVTTVDTKRRTETVQKLCPGGQLPFLLYGTEVHTDTNKIEEFLEAVLCPPRYPKLAALNPESNTAGLDIFAKFSAYIKNSNPALNDNLEKGLLKALKILDNYLTSPLPEEVDETSAEDEGISQRKFLDGNELTLADCNLLPKLHIVQVVCKKYRGFSIPDVFRGVHRYLRNAYAREEFASTCPDDEEIELAYEQVAKALK